The following DNA comes from Bradyrhizobium sp. SK17.
CATCGCATTGATGGAGGCCGGGATCGAGGCGCGCTACCACCTCGTCCAGCTCTGGACCAAGAAGGTGGTGGAGGACGATGGCGACTTCCGCGCGGTCGCGCCGAAGGGCGCGGTACCCGTGCTGGTGCTGGAGAACGGCGAACGCCTGACGGAAAGCGCGGCGGTGTTGCAATATATCGCGGACCGCAAACCCGAGCTCGGCCTGGCGCCGCAGCCAGGCGATCCGGATCGCTACCGGTTGCAGGAGTGGCTGAGCTTCATCGGCACCGAGATCCACAAGGGCTTTCTGTTCCCGACCTTCTGGTACAAGGACGACGCATCGCTGGCCAAGCCGCGTGCGCGGATC
Coding sequences within:
- a CDS encoding glutathione binding-like protein, giving the protein MLELYFSPMACSLASRIALMEAGIEARYHLVQLWTKKVVEDDGDFRAVAPKGAVPVLVLENGERLTESAAVLQYIADRKPELGLAPQPGDPDRYRLQEWLSFIGTEIHKGFLFPTFWYKDDASLAKPRARIGQTLSVPSAHLADREFLVGERFTVADAHFAWALLLLRAAGVDVAQWPSLAAYLSRIQARPQVKAAVGTEMQLWKSLAA